One region of Qipengyuania sp. SS22 genomic DNA includes:
- a CDS encoding bifunctional precorrin-2 dehydrogenase/sirohydrochlorin ferrochelatase: MHSLPLFHRIAGRRVVVVGDGDMAGAKARLVERAGGIPCTETEAHHAALAFVALDNPRAAEAAALRLKRAGLLVNVADRPELCDFTLPSLLDRDPVLVAVSTGGASAGLAKHLRLRLEAILPQSLGALASALSAARERIRGRYPDGDSRRRAIDAALQEGGALDPFEPGSADAVETWLEGKTAAEEKRVLEFTLTSDDPEDLTIRQARALGQADTVLHDPAIAEAILVRARADAVRQPLPSEPPASGLTVLLRRG; the protein is encoded by the coding sequence ATGCATAGCCTGCCGCTGTTCCACCGGATCGCCGGGCGGCGCGTCGTGGTGGTCGGCGATGGCGACATGGCGGGCGCGAAAGCGCGGCTAGTCGAACGCGCGGGCGGAATTCCCTGTACCGAAACCGAAGCGCATCATGCGGCGCTGGCCTTCGTCGCGCTGGATAACCCCCGTGCGGCCGAGGCCGCGGCACTGCGGCTCAAGCGCGCGGGTCTGCTGGTCAATGTCGCCGACCGGCCCGAATTGTGCGATTTTACCCTTCCCAGCCTGCTCGACCGCGACCCGGTGCTGGTGGCGGTGAGCACGGGCGGTGCCTCTGCCGGACTGGCAAAGCACTTGCGGCTGCGGCTCGAAGCGATCCTGCCGCAATCGCTGGGCGCGCTGGCCAGTGCGCTGAGCGCGGCGCGCGAGCGGATCCGCGGGCGCTATCCCGATGGCGACAGCCGGCGGCGCGCGATAGATGCCGCGCTTCAGGAAGGTGGCGCACTCGATCCGTTCGAACCCGGCAGCGCGGACGCGGTGGAGACATGGCTGGAGGGCAAGACAGCCGCCGAAGAGAAGCGCGTGCTCGAATTCACGCTCACCAGCGACGACCCCGAAGATTTGACCATCCGGCAGGCACGCGCGCTGGGCCAGGCCGATACAGTGCTGCACGATCCCGCGATTGCCGAAGCGATACTGGTCCGCGCGCGCGCCGATGCGGTGCGCCAGCCGCTTCCTTCAGAGCCACCCGCGAGCGGGCTGACCGTATTGTTGCGGCGCGGTTAG
- the lysA gene encoding diaminopimelate decarboxylase, whose product MDHFELRDGVLHAEGVPLPRIAEEVGTPVYIYSRATLERHARVFREALGKLKDPHIAFAVKSNPNLAVLKILANEGYGADVVSGGELTRALAAGMKPEDIVFSGVGKTHAELLQGLDTDIGQFNIESEEEGYELAAIAARHGKRAACALRVNPDVDARTHEKISTGKRENKFGVPLDRAAEIYARLAEEDGLDMRGVAVHIGSQLSTLEPLETAFGKVGALIAELRARGCTVTHADLGGGLGVPYKAGEELPSPAEYGAMVARVTKDWDVRLAFEPGRVIAGNAGVLLTRVIRAKRSGNGPPFVVVDAAMNDLARPAMYGAWHDFDAVEPSGERMTAHIVGPICETGDTFAMDRDCDALVAGDLAVFRTAGAYGATMASSYNSRGFVAETLVDGDRYAVVADRIAASAIMDAERVPEWLD is encoded by the coding sequence ATGGATCATTTTGAGCTGAGAGACGGCGTATTGCATGCCGAGGGCGTGCCGCTGCCGCGTATTGCCGAAGAGGTCGGGACGCCGGTCTATATCTATTCGCGCGCGACGCTGGAACGGCATGCGCGCGTGTTCCGCGAGGCGCTCGGCAAGCTCAAAGACCCGCATATCGCCTTTGCGGTGAAATCCAATCCCAACCTCGCCGTGCTCAAGATACTGGCCAATGAAGGTTACGGTGCCGACGTCGTTTCGGGCGGCGAGCTGACCCGCGCGCTGGCCGCGGGGATGAAGCCCGAGGACATCGTTTTCTCGGGCGTCGGCAAGACCCATGCCGAGCTGCTTCAGGGGCTCGATACGGACATCGGCCAGTTCAACATCGAGAGCGAGGAAGAGGGCTACGAGCTTGCCGCCATCGCGGCACGGCACGGCAAGCGCGCCGCCTGCGCTCTGCGCGTCAATCCCGATGTCGATGCGCGCACGCATGAGAAAATCTCGACCGGCAAGCGCGAGAACAAGTTCGGTGTACCGCTCGACCGGGCGGCGGAAATCTATGCCCGTCTGGCCGAAGAGGACGGTCTCGATATGCGCGGCGTGGCGGTGCATATCGGCAGCCAGCTGTCGACGCTCGAGCCGCTCGAGACCGCCTTCGGCAAGGTCGGCGCGCTGATCGCAGAGTTGCGCGCGCGCGGCTGCACTGTCACCCACGCCGATCTCGGCGGCGGGCTGGGCGTACCCTATAAGGCGGGCGAAGAACTGCCCTCCCCGGCCGAATATGGCGCCATGGTCGCGCGCGTCACGAAGGATTGGGACGTCCGCCTCGCGTTCGAGCCGGGCCGCGTGATCGCGGGCAATGCCGGCGTGCTGCTGACCCGGGTGATCCGCGCCAAGCGCAGCGGCAACGGCCCGCCTTTCGTGGTGGTGGATGCGGCGATGAACGATCTTGCGCGCCCCGCCATGTACGGCGCGTGGCACGATTTCGATGCGGTCGAACCCAGCGGCGAGCGGATGACCGCGCATATCGTCGGGCCGATCTGCGAAACCGGCGATACCTTCGCGATGGACCGCGATTGCGATGCGCTGGTGGCGGGCGATCTGGCGGTGTTCCGCACTGCCGGCGCCTATGGCGCGACGATGGCTTCGTCTTACAATTCACGCGGCTTCGTGGCGGAAACGCTGGTCGATGGCGATCGCTATGCAGTGGTCGCCGACCGGATCGCCGCCAGCGCGATCATGGATGCCGAACGCGTGCCCGAATGGCTCGACTGA
- the argH gene encoding argininosuccinate lyase, whose product MREINASIPFDKALWREDIAGSRAHVAMLAKQGIVSGADAEAIDNGLQQIAAEYERDGVPEDWDLEDIHMTVEARLTEVVGAVAGRLHTARSRNDQVATDFRMWVRTANRRAMAGIEAVLGALITRAEEHADSIMPGFTHLQTAQPVTLGHHLLAYFEMLMRDRSRFADALARMDECPLGSAALAGTGFDLDRDMTAEALGFAQPTRNSLDAVSDRDFALDYLMAASQCALHLSRLAEEFIIWASQPFGFVKLPDTLSTGSSIMPQKRNPDAAELVRGHAGRVIGCATALMVTMKGLPLAYSKDMQDDKPPVFEAAGLIDLSLAAMAGMVADSGFETARMRKAAEAGHATATDLADWLVRQADIPFREAHHITGAAVKLADEQGVALDGLSIDDLQRIDRRIDARVFDALSVDASVAARASYGGTAPVRVRQQVAAAKQRLGMEV is encoded by the coding sequence ATGCGCGAAATCAACGCCTCGATCCCCTTCGACAAGGCGTTGTGGCGCGAGGATATCGCAGGCAGCCGCGCGCATGTCGCGATGCTTGCGAAGCAGGGCATCGTCAGCGGCGCAGATGCCGAGGCGATCGACAATGGCCTGCAGCAGATCGCGGCGGAGTACGAACGCGACGGCGTGCCCGAGGATTGGGATCTCGAAGACATCCACATGACCGTGGAAGCGCGGCTGACCGAAGTGGTCGGCGCGGTTGCCGGGCGGCTGCACACCGCACGCAGCCGCAACGACCAGGTGGCGACCGATTTCCGCATGTGGGTGCGTACCGCCAACCGGCGCGCCATGGCGGGGATCGAGGCGGTGCTCGGGGCGCTGATTACGCGCGCAGAGGAACATGCCGACAGCATCATGCCCGGGTTCACCCATCTGCAGACCGCGCAGCCGGTCACGCTGGGCCACCATTTGCTCGCCTATTTCGAAATGCTGATGCGCGACCGCTCGCGCTTCGCCGATGCGCTGGCGCGGATGGACGAATGCCCGCTGGGCTCGGCTGCGCTGGCGGGCACCGGCTTCGACCTCGACCGCGACATGACCGCCGAGGCGCTCGGCTTCGCGCAGCCCACGCGCAACAGCCTCGATGCCGTGTCGGACCGGGATTTCGCGCTCGATTACCTCATGGCGGCGAGCCAGTGCGCGCTCCATCTCAGCCGGCTGGCCGAGGAATTCATCATCTGGGCGAGCCAGCCCTTCGGCTTCGTCAAACTGCCCGACACGCTGTCGACCGGCAGTTCGATCATGCCGCAAAAACGCAATCCCGATGCCGCCGAACTGGTGCGCGGGCACGCGGGGCGGGTGATCGGCTGTGCGACCGCGCTGATGGTGACGATGAAGGGCCTGCCGCTCGCCTATTCCAAGGACATGCAGGACGACAAGCCGCCGGTGTTCGAAGCCGCGGGGCTGATCGATTTGAGCCTTGCCGCGATGGCGGGCATGGTCGCCGATAGCGGATTCGAGACCGCCCGGATGCGCAAGGCCGCCGAAGCGGGCCACGCCACCGCGACCGATCTGGCCGACTGGCTGGTGCGGCAGGCGGACATTCCCTTCCGCGAAGCGCACCATATCACGGGCGCCGCGGTCAAGCTGGCGGACGAGCAGGGCGTCGCGCTCGACGGATTGTCGATCGATGATCTCCAGCGGATCGACCGCCGCATCGACGCGCGCGTGTTCGATGCGCTGTCGGTCGATGCCTCGGTGGCCGCGCGCGCATCCTATGGCGGGACCGCGCCGGTTCGCGTAAGGCAGCAGGTAGCCGCGGCGAAACAGCGTCTCGGCATGGAGGTTTGA
- a CDS encoding TlpA disulfide reductase family protein — MSRLSFTLALVLGLAVAGCDRGAPDAAQESSASSAPTAQIDPSEAGTPMPAMMVSDPAGRTLNLGTLRGTPVLLNLWATWCAPCVKEMPLLDALASEYDGRLRVLTVSQDMQGAAVVEPFFAAGGYARLEPWMDPDNELGFTLGGGVMPTTVLYDATGEEVWRVQGDYDWSGEEARAAIDAAIAE; from the coding sequence GTGTCCCGATTGTCGTTCACGCTTGCACTCGTCCTCGGCCTTGCTGTCGCGGGCTGCGATAGGGGCGCACCCGATGCGGCGCAAGAAAGCAGCGCTTCATCCGCGCCAACCGCGCAGATCGACCCGAGCGAGGCGGGCACGCCCATGCCTGCGATGATGGTCAGCGATCCGGCAGGGCGCACGCTCAATCTCGGTACGCTGCGCGGGACGCCGGTGCTGCTCAATTTGTGGGCCACCTGGTGCGCGCCCTGCGTCAAGGAAATGCCGCTGCTCGACGCGCTGGCGAGCGAATATGACGGGCGCCTCAGGGTGCTGACGGTCAGCCAGGACATGCAGGGGGCCGCAGTGGTCGAACCGTTTTTCGCGGCGGGCGGCTATGCGAGGCTAGAACCGTGGATGGACCCGGACAATGAACTCGGCTTCACGCTCGGCGGCGGGGTGATGCCGACCACGGTGCTCTACGATGCTACGGGGGAGGAGGTCTGGCGCGTGCAGGGCGATTACGACTGGTCGGGCGAAGAAGCCCGCGCCGCCATCGACGCGGCGATCGCGGAGTAA
- a CDS encoding FAD-dependent oxidoreductase, which yields MRERGIRQTYDIAIIGCGPAGLAAALLLNTDGHAVTLFERFNEPKPLGSGLMLQPSGMAVLDAMGLAHATATRGARIDALFGMQEHGRTALDAPYAKLGKGEAFGIGIHRASLFGVLYEEVRAAGIAIRTGHEVRDTKLVSAARRLLFADGSLSDRFDLVVDASGWSSSIEFGNNHGLLPFGALWATIPVEPGDPYAKNLLEQRYRRASQMAGVLPIGSRGEGLPQEAAFFWSLRRKGHAQWCNNPIERWKADVLELWPEIEFLLDRIGSHEDLTFARYAHRSAHRPYRERFVRIGDAWHSASPQLGQGANMALLDAWSLAAGLREGHCLRQGLRLSAGWRRDHVDLYQAITYAFTPLFQSDDALWPWLRDRIVAPLSGFGPVARLQANLMSGLFGFPLPILGLDLPDYSAIAASMAARASSPDQS from the coding sequence GTGCGGGAGAGGGGCATCCGCCAGACCTACGACATCGCGATCATCGGCTGCGGTCCGGCAGGGCTCGCAGCGGCATTGCTGCTCAATACGGACGGCCATGCCGTCACCCTTTTCGAAAGGTTCAACGAACCAAAGCCGCTCGGCTCGGGACTGATGCTGCAGCCCTCGGGCATGGCCGTGCTTGATGCGATGGGGCTCGCGCATGCAACGGCCACTCGCGGCGCGCGGATCGATGCGCTTTTCGGCATGCAGGAACATGGCCGCACCGCGCTCGATGCTCCCTATGCGAAGCTCGGCAAAGGCGAGGCTTTCGGTATCGGCATTCACCGCGCGAGCCTGTTCGGTGTGCTCTACGAGGAGGTGCGGGCGGCCGGTATTGCGATCCGGACCGGGCACGAAGTGCGCGACACAAAACTCGTGAGCGCCGCCCGGAGACTGTTGTTTGCCGATGGCAGCCTGTCGGACCGCTTCGATTTGGTCGTCGATGCCAGCGGCTGGTCCTCTAGTATCGAATTTGGCAACAACCACGGCTTGCTGCCTTTCGGCGCATTGTGGGCCACCATACCGGTCGAGCCGGGCGATCCTTATGCCAAGAACCTCCTTGAACAGCGCTATCGCCGCGCATCGCAAATGGCAGGCGTGCTACCGATCGGATCGCGCGGGGAAGGCCTGCCACAGGAGGCTGCCTTTTTCTGGTCGCTCAGGCGTAAGGGCCATGCGCAGTGGTGCAACAACCCCATTGAACGCTGGAAGGCAGACGTCCTCGAACTTTGGCCCGAAATCGAATTCCTACTCGACCGAATCGGTTCACACGAGGATCTCACCTTCGCGCGCTATGCGCATCGCAGCGCGCATCGCCCCTACCGCGAGCGGTTCGTTCGGATCGGCGATGCCTGGCATTCGGCCAGCCCGCAACTTGGGCAAGGGGCGAACATGGCGCTGCTCGATGCCTGGAGCCTCGCTGCCGGCCTGCGCGAAGGGCATTGCTTACGCCAAGGTCTGCGCCTGTCGGCCGGCTGGCGGCGCGACCATGTCGATCTCTATCAGGCGATTACCTACGCCTTCACTCCGCTGTTCCAGTCGGACGATGCGCTCTGGCCGTGGCTACGTGATCGCATCGTCGCGCCGCTGTCCGGCTTCGGCCCCGTGGCCAGGCTGCAGGCAAATCTCATGAGCGGTTTGTTCGGTTTCCCGCTACCAATTCTGGGGCTCGACCTACCCGATTACTCCGCGATCGCCGCGTCGATGGCGGCGCGGGCTTCTTCGCCCGACCAGTCGTAA
- a CDS encoding asparaginase, translated as MTKLTVLATGGTIAGIAGSAIAHDYRSGEIGIEDYLEKVGGLGLEAELSGTQIANIDSADIGPAVWQALHTAAMAALSDPACDGIIVTHGTDTLEETAFLLDLTLPGNKPVVVVGAMRPADAVGYDGLRNFANAVRVASDPDAAGRGVLVVMGDRVFGARDVYKVRTRGTEAFRGFPRESVGLVTPASLEWFGAPWRSGTEAAFVWSDELPEVVILYVYAGLDAAGLSRQLAESTRGIVVAGVGEGNMPESVRQELARLVARGVCVVRASRADEGLVDREPEDAANGFVAARALNPQKARILLQLLIASGERNPAAIQRAFNGR; from the coding sequence ATGACCAAGCTTACCGTCCTCGCCACCGGCGGCACGATTGCCGGGATCGCCGGTTCTGCCATCGCGCATGACTATCGGTCGGGCGAGATCGGGATCGAGGATTATCTCGAAAAGGTCGGCGGGCTGGGGCTCGAGGCCGAATTGTCGGGCACGCAAATCGCCAATATCGATTCGGCCGATATCGGGCCGGCGGTGTGGCAGGCCTTGCACACCGCCGCGATGGCCGCGCTGTCGGACCCGGCCTGCGATGGCATCATCGTCACTCACGGCACCGATACGCTGGAGGAAACCGCTTTCCTGCTCGATCTGACGCTGCCGGGGAACAAGCCCGTGGTGGTGGTCGGCGCGATGCGGCCCGCCGATGCGGTGGGCTATGACGGGCTGCGCAATTTTGCCAATGCGGTGCGCGTGGCGAGCGATCCCGATGCCGCGGGGCGCGGGGTGCTGGTGGTGATGGGCGACCGCGTGTTCGGCGCGCGCGACGTCTACAAGGTCCGCACCCGCGGGACCGAGGCGTTTCGCGGTTTTCCTCGCGAATCGGTCGGACTGGTTACGCCCGCTTCGCTCGAATGGTTCGGCGCGCCCTGGCGCAGCGGGACCGAGGCCGCTTTCGTCTGGTCCGATGAGCTGCCCGAGGTGGTGATCCTCTATGTTTATGCCGGTCTGGATGCTGCCGGGCTTTCGCGCCAACTCGCCGAAAGCACGCGCGGTATCGTGGTCGCCGGGGTAGGCGAGGGCAATATGCCCGAGAGCGTTCGGCAGGAACTGGCGCGGCTGGTAGCGCGCGGCGTCTGCGTCGTCCGCGCGAGCCGGGCGGACGAAGGGCTGGTCGATCGCGAGCCCGAGGATGCCGCCAATGGCTTCGTCGCGGCGCGGGCGCTCAACCCGCAAAAGGCGCGTATCCTGCTGCAATTGCTGATCGCCAGCGGCGAGCGCAATCCCGCCGCCATCCAGCGCGCCTTCAACGGGCGTTAA